The genomic window GAACCCCCTTGTAAGCTTCCGTTTCTACCACGCCTCTTGGAAAAACCGGGAAAACCTCAATCCTGTAGTTAAAGGTTTGAAGCTTCTTACTCCAGGCTCTTGAGATTTTGTACCCATACTCGGGTTTTTCCTCTTCACAGAGCCGGATAAAGGCGTTCAACTTTTGAAGCTTTCTTTCAAGGTAATCAATCTTCTTGACTTTCTCTATCAGTTCCCTTTCCCTCTCGTCAGGGTCATCGTATCCAGACCTGAACCTCTCAAGGAGTTCAGGAGGAAACACAAGGGTACTTTCAAGAAAACCCTTGAGCTTGTAACTTATCATAAGTCTGCTCTCTAAGAACTCTTCCACCTCTTTCACCAGTGTGTTTCTGAACTCCATATATAGGTTCTTCAGTGGTTCTGCGAGCTTTTCCCTGAGCGCGGGCATGTATGGTGTCAGAGTATCAAGGGCAACCTCCTGGCTTTCCTCCTTAAAAAGCTTTTCAAAGTTTTCCCTGAAGAATTCTTCGGGGTTGAGCTTCAGCTCCCTATCCAGGAGTTTCTCAAGGCTACCTATTAACTCCCTGAACCAGTAAACCGATAAGGCTCCAGTGCTTGCAAGGGTGAGGTATCTGTCAAGTTCATGGGCTTCGTCTATAATCAAAAGCCTATCATGAGCATCATCAAACTCTTTTAACGCCAGCAAGGCGTGGTTAATCACAAGTATCTGGGCTTTCCTTTCCCTGCTCTTTAACCTCTCCCAATAATAACACTTTGTTCTGTGAGGGCAGAGGTTTCTGTAGGAAGGTGTGCAGTAATCATCGTCAATGTTCAGTTTAGAGAGGGCTTCATAGGAGCAACTGCTCAAAGTTAAATCCCCTTCCCATTCCGTTTCAAGGAGTTCTGGCACATCTCCCAGCTCCTCAACAGGTAATCTTTCCTTGTAGTATCTGTCAAGGCAAAGGTAATTACCCTTACCCTTCATTATCAGGTAACTGACCTCTTTTCCTGTCAGGAGTTTGTAGTGTCCCGTGAGAAACTCAACGTCTCTTCTGAGCTGGTCCTGAAGAATCTTAGTTCCAGTTGATACTATTGCCTTCTCGTCTCGGGTTATTATGGGTATAA from Hydrogenivirga caldilitoris includes these protein-coding regions:
- a CDS encoding ATP-dependent DNA helicase, whose amino-acid sequence is MGGNSFYEYLINKGYERRSSQEEFITLMEELIEEGGVKLIEAPTGTGKTFAYLIPIITRDEKAIVSTGTKILQDQLRRDVEFLTGHYKLLTGKEVSYLIMKGKGNYLCLDRYYKERLPVEELGDVPELLETEWEGDLTLSSCSYEALSKLNIDDDYCTPSYRNLCPHRTKCYYWERLKSRERKAQILVINHALLALKEFDDAHDRLLIIDEAHELDRYLTLASTGALSVYWFRELIGSLEKLLDRELKLNPEEFFRENFEKLFKEESQEVALDTLTPYMPALREKLAEPLKNLYMEFRNTLVKEVEEFLESRLMISYKLKGFLESTLVFPPELLERFRSGYDDPDERERELIEKVKKIDYLERKLQKLNAFIRLCEEEKPEYGYKISRAWSKKLQTFNYRIEVFPVFPRGVVETEAYKGVLLTSATIDPEDIRFTTGIEGDFYRLSHNFDYSKVTFLIMNTNPKRKEWERDLITSFETIKNLHERVLVLLTNRNHMKFFENTSEIVKQGEGSLNSLVEKLREGEIKILIGLDSLWTGIDVRGDKGILMSKLPFESPDDPVTYHRIKYLNSIGEDPFEYQRRKAFIKFRQGVGRLMRQKTDSGTIILCDNRVWRYKEFINFLRELGVNIVYEKNFTARRT